The Agrobacterium cucumeris genome has a segment encoding these proteins:
- a CDS encoding response regulator: MRYNFQGKQILVLEDDALLAMDMEDFLSDLGVNVVGPVSHIEAALEKINATELDGAVIDLNLRGELSFPVIEELRAAKVPFVVCSGYAEIPGVRAQLAGLTVVSKPCNFDDLSHVLANEFSPNQ; the protein is encoded by the coding sequence ATGAGATATAATTTTCAGGGAAAACAGATCCTTGTTTTGGAAGACGACGCACTTCTGGCGATGGATATGGAAGACTTTCTGTCAGATCTGGGTGTCAACGTTGTCGGACCCGTCTCCCACATAGAAGCGGCGCTGGAAAAAATAAACGCAACCGAGCTGGATGGTGCCGTCATCGATCTCAATCTGAGGGGTGAATTGTCCTTTCCGGTTATCGAGGAACTGAGGGCCGCAAAGGTGCCTTTCGTCGTTTGCAGCGGATATGCGGAAATACCCGGAGTGCGAGCGCAGCTGGCCGGGCTGACAGTGGTTTCAAAACCCTGCAACTTTGACGATCTCTCACATGTTCTGGCGAATGAATTCTCACCCAATCAGTGA
- a CDS encoding sensor histidine kinase produces MVNEAMLQMEASRLLLLEDSSVDAELIEEQLSRILPPPAVTRAVGKASFMEALENQQFDIILADFSLPDFDGMSALDVTMQRFPDTPFIFVSGILGEDAAIDAFRRGATDYVLKQRLARLPSAVERALAEAREKQERKRAEIHKELLVRELSHRVKNTMAMVISIIRRTAKGSTSVDDYQERLVARVTALAESHALLFQSNWGETDLKDVVKRAIEPHNSFASRVELEGPEGVQVSPKSALALGMILHELLTNAQKYGSLSGAHGKVEVFWKTLRDSQGRDHVDLRWQESGGPPVSAPQETGFGTTLITKGARYELQAESEIHYDQAGLQYQVAFPLD; encoded by the coding sequence ATGGTGAATGAGGCAATGCTGCAAATGGAAGCAAGCAGGCTTCTTCTCCTTGAGGACAGCTCTGTTGATGCGGAGCTGATCGAAGAGCAGCTTTCGCGCATTTTGCCGCCGCCTGCGGTGACAAGGGCGGTAGGCAAGGCATCGTTCATGGAGGCATTGGAAAACCAGCAGTTCGATATCATCCTTGCTGATTTTTCTCTGCCGGATTTCGATGGCATGTCTGCGCTCGATGTCACCATGCAAAGGTTTCCAGACACACCGTTCATTTTTGTGTCGGGCATTTTGGGTGAAGACGCAGCAATCGATGCATTCAGGCGCGGTGCGACCGATTACGTCCTCAAACAACGATTGGCAAGATTGCCGTCTGCTGTCGAACGGGCGCTTGCGGAAGCGCGGGAGAAACAGGAGCGGAAGCGGGCGGAGATCCACAAGGAGTTGCTTGTCCGTGAGCTTAGCCACCGCGTCAAGAACACCATGGCGATGGTCATTTCCATCATCCGCAGAACGGCAAAAGGCAGCACGTCCGTCGACGATTATCAGGAGAGGCTTGTGGCCCGCGTAACGGCCCTTGCCGAAAGCCACGCCCTGCTTTTTCAGAGCAACTGGGGCGAGACAGATCTGAAGGATGTCGTGAAGCGGGCGATTGAGCCCCATAATAGTTTCGCAAGCCGGGTCGAACTTGAGGGTCCTGAAGGTGTTCAGGTGTCACCAAAATCCGCACTGGCGCTCGGGATGATCCTGCATGAGCTGCTGACGAATGCTCAGAAATACGGCTCACTTTCCGGAGCGCACGGGAAGGTGGAGGTTTTCTGGAAGACGCTGCGTGACAGTCAGGGGCGCGATCATGTCGATCTCCGGTGGCAAGAAAGCGGTGGGCCCCCGGTTTCTGCGCCCCAGGAAACCGGTTTTGGAACGACCCTGATAACAAAAGGCGCCAGATACGAACTGCAGGCGGAAAGCGAAATCCACTATGATCAGGCCGGTCTGCAATACCAGGTGGCCTTTCCACTGGATTGA
- a CDS encoding response regulator, with amino-acid sequence MPELRPILLVEDNPRDLELTLTALEKCQLANEVVVARDGAEALDYLNVTGAYHNRPTGDPTVVLLDLKLPKVDGLEVLQMVKGSDHLRHIPVVMLTSSREEQDLVKSYELGVNAFVVKPVEFNDFFKAIKDLGVFWALLNEPPPGARRNGE; translated from the coding sequence TTGCCTGAACTCAGACCTATTTTGCTGGTGGAAGATAATCCACGCGATCTGGAATTAACGCTGACCGCACTTGAGAAATGCCAACTTGCAAACGAGGTTGTTGTTGCGCGGGACGGAGCCGAGGCACTTGATTATCTCAATGTCACGGGCGCCTATCACAATCGCCCAACGGGTGATCCCACGGTCGTTCTTCTTGACCTCAAATTACCAAAAGTAGACGGGCTTGAGGTTTTGCAGATGGTCAAGGGCAGCGATCACCTGCGGCATATCCCCGTTGTCATGCTGACCTCGTCCCGCGAAGAACAGGATCTTGTGAAGAGCTACGAACTCGGCGTGAACGCCTTTGTCGTCAAGCCCGTCGAGTTCAACGATTTTTTCAAGGCCATCAAGGATCTCGGGGTTTTCTGGGCGCTCTTGAACGAGCCACCACCGGGTGCGCGTCGCAATGGTGAATGA
- a CDS encoding ATP-binding protein, whose protein sequence is MSSVTPKLDSCGAEPIHIPGAIQEHGALLVLAASEFFVVQASDNLHDYIEAPLPIGAAANVMVLPFIAALSEWYSGDENNFRYVWTEKALDVSAYRSGALIIIEFEKARHGESAEKSMGELTGLAQYLNSAPSLEDALLRTTQLVSSISGYDRTLIYDFGLDWSGHVVAEAGSGNLPSYLGLRFPAADIPPQARQLYTINRLRMIPDVDYRPVPVTPQLNAATGAVLDMSFSQLRSVSPVHLEYMRNMGTAASMSVSIIVNGTLWGLIACHHATSHSVSLAVREACDFAAQLLSMRIAMEQSSQDASRRVELGHIQARLLKGMAGAEKWADGLLEGDDQREDLLKQVGADGAALVRGNEYQLVGKTPSRQQVEELVLWLGEQAVTDVFAAENLVNDYPAAASYAGAASGIIAMRISELHGSWLIWFRPEVVKTVRWGGDPHKTVQESGRIHPRKSFEIWKEQVRNTALPWSEPELSAARELRSAIIGIVLRKAEEMADLTRELQRTNKELEAFSYSVSHDLRAPFRHIVGFAQLLRERSDTMDDKSVHYLQMISEAALGAGRLVDDLLKFSQLGRTQIAMKSVDMEKVVSEVRRSLAPSMTDRQIEWRIGRLPVTRGDPTLLRQVWYNLIDNAIKYSRQEPVSIITIGAVETEDDVTYSVDDNGVGFDMAYYSKLFGVFQRLQRVEDFEGTGIGLALVRRIVERHHGSVGAQGTVGEGASFSFTLPVMKIEEDEIA, encoded by the coding sequence ATGAGTTCAGTTACGCCGAAACTGGATAGTTGCGGCGCCGAGCCCATCCACATCCCCGGCGCTATTCAGGAACATGGTGCGCTTCTGGTCCTGGCTGCCAGCGAATTTTTTGTCGTGCAGGCGAGTGATAATCTCCATGATTACATTGAGGCGCCCCTGCCGATTGGTGCGGCTGCAAATGTTATGGTCCTGCCGTTCATAGCTGCCTTATCCGAATGGTATTCCGGTGACGAAAACAATTTCAGATATGTCTGGACCGAAAAGGCACTCGATGTTTCTGCGTATCGATCCGGCGCCTTGATCATAATCGAATTCGAAAAAGCGAGGCACGGCGAATCGGCTGAAAAGTCGATGGGCGAACTCACCGGTTTGGCGCAATATCTGAACAGCGCACCCTCGCTGGAAGACGCGCTTTTGCGGACAACCCAACTGGTGTCCTCTATCAGCGGTTATGACCGTACCTTGATCTATGACTTCGGGCTGGACTGGAGCGGCCATGTCGTTGCGGAAGCCGGAAGTGGCAATTTGCCGTCTTATCTTGGACTTCGCTTTCCGGCGGCCGATATTCCGCCGCAGGCACGGCAGCTCTACACGATCAACCGCCTGCGGATGATCCCCGATGTCGATTATCGACCTGTCCCGGTCACACCGCAGTTGAATGCGGCAACGGGGGCGGTGCTTGATATGAGCTTTTCGCAGCTTCGCAGCGTGTCGCCGGTCCATCTCGAATATATGCGCAACATGGGTACGGCCGCTTCCATGTCGGTGTCGATTATCGTCAACGGCACCCTGTGGGGTCTGATTGCCTGTCATCACGCCACGTCTCATTCGGTGTCCCTTGCCGTGCGTGAAGCCTGTGATTTTGCCGCACAGCTCCTGTCGATGCGGATAGCCATGGAGCAGAGTTCCCAGGATGCGTCCCGCCGCGTGGAGCTTGGCCATATTCAGGCGCGCCTGCTGAAGGGGATGGCAGGGGCCGAAAAATGGGCTGATGGCCTTCTTGAAGGCGATGATCAAAGAGAAGATCTGCTGAAACAGGTGGGAGCGGATGGCGCTGCGCTCGTCCGGGGCAATGAATATCAGCTGGTCGGCAAGACGCCGTCACGGCAGCAGGTTGAAGAGCTGGTCCTGTGGCTCGGCGAGCAGGCGGTCACGGATGTCTTTGCGGCCGAGAACCTTGTGAACGATTATCCTGCAGCTGCGTCTTATGCCGGCGCAGCAAGCGGGATTATTGCGATGCGCATCTCGGAACTGCACGGCAGCTGGCTTATCTGGTTTCGGCCGGAAGTCGTAAAAACCGTACGCTGGGGAGGAGATCCGCACAAAACCGTGCAGGAAAGTGGGCGGATACATCCGCGCAAGTCCTTCGAAATCTGGAAGGAGCAGGTGCGTAACACGGCTTTGCCGTGGTCTGAACCGGAACTTTCGGCGGCACGGGAGCTTCGAAGTGCGATTATCGGCATTGTCCTGCGCAAGGCCGAGGAAATGGCAGATCTGACGCGAGAATTGCAGCGAACCAATAAGGAGCTGGAAGCTTTTTCCTATTCCGTTTCGCACGACCTGCGCGCGCCTTTCCGCCATATTGTCGGCTTTGCGCAGTTGCTGCGCGAGCGCAGCGACACCATGGACGACAAATCAGTGCATTATCTGCAAATGATCTCCGAGGCGGCTCTAGGGGCAGGCAGGCTCGTGGACGATCTTCTGAAGTTCTCGCAACTTGGCCGCACGCAAATCGCCATGAAATCCGTGGACATGGAAAAGGTGGTGAGCGAGGTTCGCCGCTCCCTGGCCCCTTCCATGACTGATCGTCAGATCGAGTGGCGTATTGGTCGTCTGCCGGTTACGCGCGGCGATCCGACCCTGTTGCGGCAGGTCTGGTACAATCTCATCGACAACGCGATCAAATATTCCCGCCAGGAACCGGTCTCGATCATCACTATCGGTGCGGTTGAAACCGAAGACGACGTCACTTATTCGGTGGACGATAATGGCGTCGGCTTCGATATGGCCTATTACAGCAAGCTCTTTGGTGTGTTCCAGAGGCTGCAACGTGTTGAGGATTTTGAGGGAACAGGTATCGGGCTTGCTCTCGTCAGGCGCATTGTTGAGCGCCATCACGGTTCGGTCGGTGCACAGGGAACCGTAGGCGAGGGAGCCTCGTTCTCCTTCACATTGCCGGTTATGAAAATTGAAGAGGACGAAATTGCCTGA
- a CDS encoding SAM-dependent methyltransferase, giving the protein MNMLSFAINAAERTPLNDSVTLAGIDMLCARTKRRLAKIPADAELVFAADMAKFPIASHTDEANRQHYEVPAEFFALVLGGQRKYSCCYYPDAATTLDEAETAALAETVSHAGLQDGMDILELGCGWGSLSLYMAGRFPNARITSVSNSASQREYIIGCARERGFSNLSVVTADMNDFTVGARFDRVVSVEMFEHMSNWRALFERVHAWLKPEGRFFLHVFNHRDRSYRFDHNNPADWIAQHFFTGGIMPAFDLPHRFDTLFTVEREWRWSGSHYRRTALDWLANFDREIEHIRPILRRVYGVDARLWERRWRLFFLATAGLFGHDGGDVWGVGHYLMTSVGS; this is encoded by the coding sequence ATGAACATGCTCTCCTTCGCCATCAATGCCGCGGAACGTACGCCGCTTAACGACAGCGTCACTCTCGCCGGGATAGATATGCTCTGCGCAAGAACGAAACGGCGGCTTGCAAAAATCCCGGCCGATGCCGAATTGGTTTTTGCGGCCGATATGGCGAAATTCCCCATTGCCAGCCATACCGACGAGGCGAACAGGCAGCACTACGAGGTCCCGGCGGAATTTTTCGCGCTCGTTCTTGGGGGCCAGCGCAAATATTCCTGCTGTTATTATCCCGATGCCGCGACGACCCTTGATGAGGCGGAAACTGCTGCGCTGGCCGAGACCGTGTCCCATGCCGGGTTGCAGGATGGTATGGACATTCTCGAACTCGGCTGCGGCTGGGGCTCGCTTTCCCTTTATATGGCGGGGCGTTTTCCCAACGCGCGGATCACGTCCGTCTCAAATTCCGCATCGCAACGCGAATATATAATCGGCTGCGCCCGGGAGCGCGGCTTTTCCAATCTGTCGGTAGTGACCGCCGATATGAATGATTTCACCGTTGGCGCGCGTTTCGATCGCGTCGTCTCGGTGGAAATGTTCGAGCACATGTCCAACTGGCGCGCATTGTTTGAGCGTGTTCATGCATGGCTGAAGCCGGAAGGCCGCTTTTTCCTGCACGTCTTTAATCACCGTGACCGATCCTACCGTTTTGACCACAATAATCCGGCAGACTGGATCGCGCAGCATTTCTTCACCGGCGGCATCATGCCTGCCTTCGATCTTCCCCATCGTTTCGACACGCTTTTCACCGTCGAACGGGAATGGCGCTGGTCGGGATCGCATTATCGTCGGACAGCGCTCGACTGGCTGGCGAATTTCGACCGGGAGATCGAGCATATACGACCGATCCTGCGGCGGGTTTACGGCGTTGATGCGCGCTTGTGGGAACGGCGCTGGCGACTGTTCTTTCTGGCAACCGCCGGGCTTTTCGGCCATGACGGCGGTGACGTCTGGGGGGTGGGTCATTATCTCATGACAAGCGTTGGGTCATAG
- a CDS encoding DUF1295 domain-containing protein has protein sequence MFSVILMLAILMSLLMAGAWALQRATGSSGWIDTVWSASVGLGGVLAVLLAEGDGGRRAIVFLLIAVWSLRLAGHIGLRTRGGGEDPRYAKLIEKWGSAASLRLFIFLQIQAIAAFVLVLAVYLAASNGQSFLRVLDLLATMIAVAALAGEALSDAQLSKFRKTPEAKTGVCETGLWRYSRHPNYFFEWLFWCSLPLLAVQAHALSWASLAAPVMMYWLLVHVSGIPPLEEHMLKSRGEKFRALQRRVNAFFPGPRKNEETP, from the coding sequence ATGTTTTCTGTGATCTTGATGCTTGCCATTCTCATGTCGCTGCTCATGGCCGGAGCGTGGGCATTACAGAGAGCAACCGGCTCTAGCGGCTGGATCGACACCGTCTGGTCGGCAAGCGTGGGGCTCGGAGGCGTCTTGGCTGTTTTACTGGCGGAAGGAGACGGCGGGCGACGCGCCATCGTATTTTTGCTTATTGCCGTCTGGTCCCTGCGGCTTGCCGGCCATATCGGCCTGCGCACGCGGGGCGGCGGGGAAGATCCGCGTTATGCGAAACTCATCGAAAAATGGGGCAGCGCGGCCTCCCTGCGACTTTTCATCTTCCTCCAGATACAGGCCATTGCCGCCTTCGTGCTTGTTCTGGCGGTTTACCTTGCGGCCAGTAATGGCCAGAGTTTCCTGCGTGTTCTCGACCTTCTTGCCACCATGATTGCCGTTGCAGCGCTGGCAGGGGAAGCTCTCTCGGACGCACAGCTATCGAAATTCAGGAAAACCCCTGAAGCAAAAACCGGCGTGTGTGAAACCGGTCTCTGGCGTTATTCCCGCCATCCCAATTATTTCTTCGAATGGCTCTTCTGGTGCAGCCTGCCGTTGCTGGCGGTTCAGGCCCACGCCTTGTCATGGGCCTCGCTCGCCGCACCGGTCATGATGTACTGGCTGCTCGTCCATGTCTCCGGCATTCCGCCGCTTGAAGAGCACATGCTGAAATCGCGCGGGGAAAAATTCCGCGCCCTGCAACGCCGCGTCAACGCTTTCTTTCCGGGGCCGCGCAAGAACGAGGAAACGCCATGA
- a CDS encoding NAD(P)/FAD-dependent oxidoreductase, with amino-acid sequence MTDTEATRGHSRRRIAIVGTGISGLSAAWLLSQRHDITVFEAADRIGGHTNTVTFNTDNGPVHVDTGFIVYNESTYPNLTALFQTLDVPTAASNMSFAVSLNNGSFEYSGGNGLGLLAQKRNALRPRFWSMLADLLRFYRNAPRDLHVMGDVSLDDYLTRNRYGAAFRDDHLYPMAAAIWSTPAMEVGRYPAAHFIKFCRNHGLLLLRNRPVWRTVVGGAHEYVKRITAPFADRIRLSTPVTRIHRLPDGIEIITAEGETARFDDVVIATHADQALDMLVDTTRAERRILGAFTYTRNRAVLHTDSSFMPRRRAAWSSWNYVADKSIEARQPSITYWMNRLQPLGKTPDTFVTLNPAREPDQGKIIAEETYHHPVFDAGTEQMRQELWALQGLRNTWFCGAYFGSGFHEDGLQAGLAVAEDLGGVSRPWKVADDSGRIIRLDLAAIATDTQLMEATS; translated from the coding sequence ATGACCGACACCGAAGCAACACGAGGACATAGCCGGCGGCGCATCGCCATAGTGGGAACAGGAATTTCCGGCCTGTCGGCGGCCTGGCTTTTGTCGCAACGGCACGATATCACGGTCTTCGAGGCGGCGGATCGCATCGGCGGCCACACCAACACGGTAACATTCAATACGGATAATGGGCCGGTTCACGTCGATACCGGCTTCATCGTTTATAACGAATCGACCTATCCCAATCTCACCGCGCTTTTTCAGACACTGGACGTGCCGACCGCGGCCTCCAACATGTCTTTCGCCGTTTCGCTGAACAATGGCAGCTTTGAATATTCCGGCGGAAACGGTCTTGGCCTGCTGGCACAAAAGAGAAATGCGCTACGACCTCGTTTCTGGTCGATGCTGGCGGACCTGCTGCGGTTCTACCGCAACGCTCCGCGAGACCTGCATGTGATGGGCGACGTGTCTCTCGACGACTATCTCACGCGCAATCGCTACGGGGCGGCCTTCCGCGACGATCATCTTTACCCCATGGCCGCGGCCATATGGTCCACGCCGGCGATGGAGGTCGGTCGTTATCCAGCGGCACATTTCATCAAATTCTGCCGCAATCACGGTCTGCTGCTGCTACGCAATCGGCCGGTCTGGCGCACCGTCGTCGGTGGCGCACACGAATATGTAAAACGCATCACCGCACCGTTTGCGGATCGAATTCGTCTCTCGACGCCGGTGACGCGCATCCACCGCCTGCCTGACGGCATCGAAATCATCACTGCGGAGGGCGAAACCGCTCGCTTCGATGACGTGGTGATCGCAACCCATGCGGATCAGGCGCTCGATATGCTTGTGGATACAACGCGCGCCGAACGGCGCATTCTCGGCGCCTTTACCTACACCCGAAACCGCGCCGTGCTTCACACCGACAGCAGCTTCATGCCGCGCCGGCGCGCTGCCTGGTCAAGCTGGAACTATGTGGCCGACAAGAGCATTGAAGCTCGTCAACCGAGCATCACCTACTGGATGAACAGGCTGCAGCCGCTGGGCAAAACCCCTGATACTTTTGTAACGCTGAACCCGGCGCGGGAACCGGATCAAGGAAAAATCATCGCCGAGGAAACCTATCACCACCCGGTTTTTGACGCTGGCACCGAACAGATGCGTCAGGAATTATGGGCCTTGCAGGGCCTGCGAAACACCTGGTTCTGCGGCGCCTATTTCGGCTCTGGTTTTCATGAAGACGGCCTTCAGGCGGGCCTTGCGGTTGCCGAAGATCTTGGCGGCGTATCCCGCCCATGGAAGGTTGCGGACGACAGCGGCCGGATCATTCGCCTGGATTTGGCGGCGATTGCGACGGACACACAACTCATGGAGGCAACGTCATGA
- a CDS encoding DUF1365 domain-containing protein, translated as MTPPLTSALFPGHVTHARFKPKTHKLDYRIYSLLLDLDELETLDRKLRFFSVDRFNLFSFHRKDRGNGDNTIGLRQQIETAMAAAGMAADGGPIRLLTMPRLLGWAFNPLSVFFCHGRDMSLKAILWQVDNTFGQRHSYLIPVEAGAGTEIVQRCDKAFYVSPFMDMNLHYVFRVVPPGDRLKIVIETFDDEGAVLTARHFARRVELTDGALLKAFVAIPFLTLKVVVGIHWEALKIWLKGVRLRKRPLPPVEPISFVSPSSSQIEARIHDPV; from the coding sequence ATGACGCCTCCCCTCACATCGGCGCTTTTCCCGGGCCACGTGACCCATGCGCGTTTCAAGCCAAAAACCCACAAACTGGACTACCGGATTTATTCGCTGCTTCTCGATCTCGATGAGTTGGAGACGCTCGACCGGAAATTGCGGTTTTTCTCTGTCGACCGTTTCAACCTGTTTTCATTTCATCGCAAGGATCGCGGCAACGGTGACAACACGATCGGGCTGCGCCAGCAGATAGAAACGGCCATGGCGGCGGCGGGCATGGCCGCCGATGGCGGACCCATCCGCCTGCTTACCATGCCGCGCCTGCTTGGCTGGGCCTTCAACCCGCTCAGCGTGTTCTTCTGCCACGGGCGCGACATGTCACTTAAAGCCATCCTCTGGCAGGTCGACAACACCTTCGGCCAAAGACACTCCTATCTGATCCCGGTAGAGGCCGGCGCGGGGACAGAGATCGTCCAGCGATGCGACAAGGCCTTTTATGTCTCGCCCTTCATGGACATGAACCTCCACTATGTTTTCCGCGTCGTCCCGCCCGGTGACAGGCTGAAGATCGTCATTGAAACTTTCGACGATGAAGGCGCCGTCCTGACAGCCCGCCATTTTGCCCGAAGGGTCGAGCTGACTGATGGCGCGCTGCTGAAAGCCTTCGTCGCCATCCCCTTTCTCACGCTGAAAGTCGTTGTCGGCATTCACTGGGAAGCCCTGAAAATCTGGCTGAAGGGCGTGCGGCTGAGAAAACGTCCGCTGCCACCCGTCGAGCCCATCTCCTTCGTTTCCCCTTCATCGTCGCAAATCGAGGCCAGAATTCATGACCCCGTTTGA
- a CDS encoding SAM-dependent methyltransferase, translated as MTPFENLSELPAQNTRLKGRTGMGIWLINRLLNNIDRGRLRVVLPGGGTVEKSGKSEGSDAVIVLHNWRAIRRLLVNGDIGFAEGFIENDWSTPDLTALIRFAAQNREAFARSMRGSLPMRLINRLAHGLNANTRRGSRRNIEAHYDLGNEFYRQWLDPSMLYSSAIFDGTTPSLEAAQRKKLERIAEKLQLTGNKSVLEIGCGWGALAIHLATQHNASVTGITLSPSQLNWAKNAVEKDGKASRIDLRLQDYRDVTGQFDNIVSVEMFEAVGEAYWPSYFETLKRCLKPGGRAVLQIISIEENRFDTYRRKADFIQKYIFPGGFLPSDSALEKAVGQAGLKLTETELFGQSYALTLSEWRQRFHARWQTISLLGFDDRFRRLWDYYLCYCEAGFAEGTINVGLYTIEQG; from the coding sequence ATGACCCCGTTTGAAAATCTCTCCGAGTTACCGGCGCAGAATACCCGCCTCAAGGGCCGCACAGGCATGGGCATATGGCTCATCAACCGGCTGCTGAACAATATCGACCGGGGACGGCTGCGCGTCGTCCTTCCTGGCGGCGGAACCGTCGAAAAATCAGGAAAATCGGAAGGCAGCGACGCCGTTATCGTGCTGCATAACTGGCGGGCAATCCGCAGGCTGCTCGTTAACGGCGATATCGGCTTCGCGGAAGGCTTTATCGAGAATGACTGGTCTACGCCTGACCTGACGGCGCTCATCCGTTTCGCCGCTCAAAATCGCGAGGCATTTGCAAGGTCGATGCGCGGCAGCCTGCCCATGCGCCTCATCAACCGGCTTGCACACGGGCTGAATGCCAATACCCGACGCGGCAGCCGCCGCAATATCGAGGCGCATTACGATCTCGGCAACGAGTTTTACCGGCAATGGCTCGACCCCTCGATGCTCTATTCGTCGGCGATTTTCGACGGCACGACACCCAGCCTTGAGGCCGCGCAACGTAAGAAACTCGAGCGCATTGCGGAAAAACTCCAGTTAACCGGCAACAAGAGCGTATTGGAAATCGGCTGCGGCTGGGGTGCGCTCGCCATCCACCTCGCCACGCAGCACAATGCCAGCGTGACCGGCATCACCCTGTCCCCGTCCCAGTTGAACTGGGCGAAAAATGCGGTGGAAAAAGACGGCAAGGCCAGCCGGATCGATCTCAGATTGCAGGACTACCGCGACGTGACCGGCCAATTCGACAATATCGTCTCCGTGGAAATGTTTGAAGCGGTCGGTGAAGCCTACTGGCCAAGTTATTTCGAAACGCTGAAACGCTGCCTGAAACCCGGCGGCCGTGCGGTGCTGCAAATCATCTCCATCGAGGAAAACCGCTTCGATACCTATCGGCGCAAGGCAGATTTCATCCAGAAATACATCTTTCCCGGCGGTTTCCTGCCCTCCGATTCAGCGCTCGAAAAAGCCGTCGGGCAAGCCGGCCTGAAGCTCACGGAGACAGAACTTTTCGGCCAGTCCTATGCGCTCACGCTTTCGGAGTGGCGTCAGCGTTTCCATGCCCGGTGGCAGACGATTTCACTGCTTGGATTCGACGACCGCTTCCGGCGGCTCTGGGATTATTACCTCTGCTATTGCGAAGCAGGTTTTGCCGAAGGGACCATAAATGTCGGCCTGTACACGATAGAACAAGGATAA
- a CDS encoding DUF2147 domain-containing protein, with protein sequence MKIMRLAIVSALSPMLVGFGATAAEIDGNWARGDGKAKVLIAPCGEKICATNTWIKPGTPKEKTGDRLIMDIKESEAGIYSGTAFDPQRDKSYRITVTLAGNNMTTKGCIVAGLLCKGISWTRID encoded by the coding sequence ATGAAAATCATGAGATTGGCAATTGTATCTGCCCTGTCCCCGATGCTGGTCGGCTTCGGTGCGACAGCGGCGGAGATCGACGGCAACTGGGCGCGCGGCGACGGCAAGGCAAAAGTGCTGATCGCGCCCTGCGGTGAAAAAATATGCGCCACAAACACCTGGATCAAACCCGGCACGCCGAAGGAGAAGACCGGCGACCGCCTGATCATGGACATCAAAGAGAGCGAGGCGGGCATCTATTCCGGCACCGCCTTCGATCCTCAGCGGGACAAATCCTACAGGATAACAGTCACCCTTGCCGGCAATAACATGACCACGAAGGGCTGTATCGTCGCCGGCCTTCTGTGCAAGGGCATAAGCTGGACCCGGATCGACTAG
- a CDS encoding DUF2177 family protein produces the protein MKTYFAAYFFTLVAFLVIDFIWLSTMASRLYRPAIGDLLAENFRLAPAVVFYLIYAGGLTFLAVRPALLSGEWTTALLYGAIVGFMAYATYDLTNQATLKNWPTTLTIADLLWGTFVSAAAAIIGYLVTVRLLGPLENSTGIS, from the coding sequence ATGAAGACCTATTTCGCAGCCTATTTTTTCACGCTCGTCGCGTTTCTGGTGATCGATTTCATCTGGCTGAGCACCATGGCGTCGCGTCTTTACCGCCCGGCTATCGGCGATCTCCTGGCGGAAAATTTCCGGCTCGCTCCAGCGGTCGTCTTCTACCTCATCTACGCCGGCGGGCTGACCTTTCTTGCCGTGCGCCCGGCCCTGCTTTCCGGTGAATGGACGACGGCGCTGCTTTACGGCGCGATTGTCGGTTTCATGGCCTACGCCACCTATGATCTGACCAATCAGGCGACGTTGAAGAACTGGCCAACCACCCTCACCATTGCCGATCTTCTTTGGGGGACCTTCGTTTCCGCCGCAGCGGCGATCATCGGTTACCTCGTCACGGTGCGCCTCCTCGGCCCGCTGGAAAATTCGACGGGCATATCATGA